One part of the Nostoc sp. PCC 7120 = FACHB-418 genome encodes these proteins:
- a CDS encoding PIN/TRAM domain-containing protein gives MLDAIIIFSFILAAAGIGFYSTELLPNGTLDRVTNLEALRLTVAVFAAIIGGAVGLSFQTTYRRLEAQVRDLPLEVILTRAIGLVIGLLLANLMLAPLFLLPIPTDFSFIKPLVAVVGSIILSVTGMNLADTHGRGLLRFINPNTVETMVAEGTLKPANTKVLDTSCIIDGRIEALLETGFLEGQIIVPQFVLLELQQVADASKDQKRVRGRRGLEILNRIRETYPDRILINPSDYEDIATVDAKLVRFAQDINGTLLTNDYNLSKVASVQKVPVLNVNDLVNAVRPSYLPGDNLDLKILKEGKEPTQGIGYLDDGTMVVVEEGRGYVGGELRVVVTSALQTSAGRMIFAKPQASALA, from the coding sequence ATGCTTGATGCCATTATTATTTTTTCATTCATCCTGGCAGCAGCAGGAATCGGGTTCTATAGCACCGAACTACTACCCAATGGTACGTTAGACCGGGTAACGAACCTCGAAGCTTTACGCTTAACTGTTGCCGTCTTTGCCGCCATTATTGGTGGCGCTGTTGGTTTAAGTTTCCAAACGACCTATCGTCGCTTAGAAGCCCAAGTCCGAGATTTGCCACTGGAAGTAATTTTAACGCGTGCCATTGGCTTAGTGATTGGATTATTGCTGGCAAACTTAATGCTGGCTCCGCTATTTTTGCTACCTATTCCCACGGATTTTAGTTTTATTAAACCACTGGTGGCGGTGGTTGGTAGTATTATTCTCTCTGTCACGGGGATGAATTTAGCCGACACCCACGGACGGGGCTTATTAAGGTTTATTAACCCCAACACCGTAGAAACAATGGTGGCGGAAGGGACACTCAAACCCGCCAATACTAAAGTTTTAGACACTAGTTGTATTATTGACGGTCGGATTGAGGCATTGCTAGAAACTGGATTTCTGGAAGGGCAAATCATCGTGCCACAATTTGTCTTACTGGAACTACAACAAGTAGCTGATGCCAGCAAAGACCAAAAGCGGGTGCGGGGAAGACGTGGGCTAGAAATTCTCAACCGCATTAGGGAAACTTACCCAGACCGCATTTTGATTAATCCATCTGACTACGAAGACATTGCTACAGTCGATGCTAAATTAGTCAGATTTGCTCAAGACATCAACGGTACACTACTCACCAACGACTACAACTTATCAAAAGTTGCCAGCGTGCAGAAAGTGCCTGTGTTGAATGTTAACGACCTAGTAAATGCAGTCCGTCCTAGCTATTTACCTGGGGACAACCTTGACCTAAAAATTCTCAAGGAAGGTAAAGAACCGACTCAAGGAATTGGCTACTTAGACGATGGCACAATGGTTGTCGTGGAAGAAGGTAGAGGTTATGTAGGTGGTGAACTGCGAGTAGTAGTTACTAGTGCGTTGCAAACCTCAGCCGGGAGAATGATTTTTGCTAAACCCCAAGCTTCAGCATTGGCGTGA
- the hemW gene encoding radical SAM family heme chaperone HemW, which yields MQKVNVPSLASSAYVHIPFCRRRCFYCDFPIFVVGDRQRGETSVTISGYVDVLCEEIAITPAFGQPLKTVFFGGGTPSLLSTEQLAQILVTLDKQFGIAPDAEISMEVDPGTFDLAHIQGYRSVGVNRVSLGVQAFQEELLKVAGRSHSLKDIFAAIDLIHQVEIPEFSIDLISGLPHQSLDQWQDSLDTAVNIAPTHISIYDLTIEPGTAFGRYYKPGDNPLPTDETTVKMYQMGQKILTGGDYEHYEISNYAKPGHQCRHNRVYWENRPYYGFGMGAASYVEGKRFTRPRKTKEYYQWVQELIANHGVIDWEITPKADVLLETLMLGLRLADGVSLAALTEEFGKEKIQELHQCLQPYFTQGWVQVVGDRLRLSDPDGFLFSNVVLADLFSQLG from the coding sequence ATGCAAAAAGTTAATGTTCCTAGCCTCGCTAGTTCTGCTTATGTACATATTCCCTTTTGCAGAAGGCGGTGCTTTTATTGTGATTTCCCGATATTTGTTGTTGGCGATCGCCAACGTGGTGAAACATCTGTTACCATCTCCGGGTATGTCGATGTTCTCTGTGAAGAAATCGCCATTACACCAGCCTTTGGTCAACCCCTCAAGACCGTATTTTTCGGCGGTGGTACGCCTTCGCTGTTATCTACAGAGCAATTAGCACAAATACTAGTAACGCTAGATAAGCAGTTTGGGATTGCGCCTGACGCAGAAATATCTATGGAGGTAGATCCAGGCACATTTGATCTAGCACATATCCAAGGCTATCGTAGTGTTGGTGTAAATCGGGTCAGTTTGGGTGTACAAGCGTTTCAAGAAGAATTGTTAAAAGTAGCTGGGCGATCGCACTCGCTTAAAGATATTTTTGCAGCTATAGACTTGATTCACCAAGTCGAGATTCCCGAATTTAGCATAGACTTAATTTCTGGCTTACCGCATCAGTCTTTAGATCAATGGCAAGATTCCCTAGACACAGCCGTTAACATCGCACCCACCCACATATCTATATATGATTTGACAATTGAGCCAGGAACAGCTTTTGGTCGTTATTACAAACCTGGGGATAATCCCTTACCTACCGATGAAACCACGGTAAAAATGTATCAGATGGGTCAGAAGATTTTGACTGGTGGCGATTATGAACATTACGAAATTTCCAACTACGCCAAGCCAGGACACCAGTGTAGACATAACCGAGTTTATTGGGAAAACCGCCCTTATTACGGCTTTGGTATGGGTGCGGCGAGCTATGTAGAAGGTAAACGCTTTACCCGTCCCCGGAAAACAAAGGAGTATTATCAATGGGTGCAAGAGTTGATTGCTAATCACGGTGTGATTGATTGGGAAATTACACCAAAAGCAGATGTATTGTTAGAAACGTTAATGTTGGGGTTACGCTTGGCTGATGGTGTGAGTTTAGCAGCACTGACGGAGGAATTTGGCAAGGAGAAAATACAAGAACTGCATCAATGTCTGCAACCTTATTTTACTCAAGGTTGGGTACAAGTTGTGGGTGATAGGTTGCGGTTAAGTGATCCCGATGGTTTTTTATTTTCCAATGTGGTGTTAGCCGATTTGTTTAGTCAGTTGGGGTAA
- the pheT gene encoding phenylalanine--tRNA ligase subunit beta — MRISLNWLRELVEIKLSPEELAHILTMAGFEVEDIEDRRTWANGVVVGRVLERQPHPNADKLSVCQVDVGASETLNIVCGAPNVRADIYVPVATVGAYLPNIDLKIKPAKLRGVPSQGMICSLKELGLPSEVDGIYIFPQENLPLGSDVRPLLGLDDVILDVTATANRADALSMVGIAREVAALTDAKLNIPEPGEVSVSGSVGKLGLKIADTQACPAYIGTVIEQVKIASSPEWLQQRLRSAGVRPISNVVDITNYVLLEWGQPLHAFDQERLKFVANADSLTIGVRFANPGETLKTLDGQTRNLTTQNLLITANDQPVALAGVMGGEETEVHEGTQSLILEAALFDSVAIRRSSRSVGLRSEASGRYERGVNRAELEIANRRALSLISELAAGVIVHQEIADTRPDPASWSRSILLRLDRVNEVLGPINVGETGELEAKDVERTLTALGCELTPAGEGTWNVSVPPYRYRDLEREIDLIEEVARLYGYDNFCDTLPDKAEAGYLPVDQELVRKLRAALRAEGLTELIHYSLVKPGEDRQIVLSNPLFAEYSALRTDLLAGLIDAFQYNLEQGNGSLNGFEIGRIFWQEEDGLQEKDAIAGIIGGDTSLGKWSKGSKEQPLAWFEAKGILESVFQQLGILVEYQPDCRDERLHPGRTASLWIGGNRLGIFGQLHPQLRRDKDLPESVYVFQLDLDVFLNALDKDEILVPTFKPYSTYPASDRDIAFFAPVKVSVSEIEKAINKAGKGLLESVEIFDEYRGENVPQGQRSLAFRLVYRASDRTLTDTEVEPVHNKVREALVEKFGVNLRS, encoded by the coding sequence ATGCGTATTTCTTTGAACTGGCTGCGGGAACTAGTAGAGATAAAACTTAGCCCAGAAGAATTAGCCCATATTCTCACAATGGCTGGGTTTGAAGTCGAAGATATTGAAGACCGCCGCACTTGGGCAAATGGCGTTGTTGTGGGGAGAGTGCTTGAGCGTCAACCCCACCCCAACGCTGATAAGTTGAGCGTTTGCCAAGTAGATGTCGGTGCATCGGAAACTTTAAATATTGTCTGTGGCGCACCTAATGTCAGAGCCGATATTTATGTGCCTGTGGCAACTGTAGGCGCTTATTTACCTAACATTGATTTGAAAATTAAACCCGCAAAATTGCGTGGTGTTCCCTCCCAAGGGATGATTTGTTCTTTGAAAGAACTCGGTTTACCTAGTGAGGTAGACGGCATTTATATTTTCCCCCAAGAGAACTTACCCTTGGGTAGCGATGTGCGTCCATTGTTGGGTTTGGATGATGTGATTTTAGATGTCACTGCTACGGCTAACCGTGCAGATGCCTTAAGTATGGTGGGTATAGCGCGAGAAGTGGCTGCGCTGACTGATGCAAAATTGAATATCCCTGAACCGGGGGAAGTATCTGTGTCTGGAAGTGTGGGCAAGTTAGGTTTAAAAATTGCCGACACCCAAGCTTGTCCTGCTTATATTGGCACAGTCATTGAACAGGTAAAAATTGCTTCATCCCCTGAATGGTTGCAACAGCGTTTGCGTTCGGCTGGGGTACGACCGATTAGTAATGTAGTTGATATTACTAATTATGTGTTGTTGGAATGGGGACAACCATTACACGCCTTTGACCAAGAGCGATTAAAGTTTGTTGCCAATGCTGACAGTTTAACTATTGGTGTGCGCTTTGCCAATCCAGGGGAAACGCTGAAAACCCTGGATGGGCAAACTCGCAACCTGACAACACAAAATTTATTAATTACGGCTAATGATCAACCCGTGGCTTTAGCGGGAGTTATGGGCGGTGAAGAAACCGAAGTCCACGAGGGTACACAAAGCCTAATTTTAGAAGCAGCATTATTTGATTCTGTGGCAATTCGTCGTTCTTCTCGTAGTGTGGGGTTACGCAGTGAAGCCTCTGGTAGATACGAGCGGGGAGTGAATCGGGCAGAGTTGGAAATAGCTAATCGCCGCGCTTTATCTTTAATTAGTGAATTGGCTGCTGGTGTGATTGTCCATCAGGAAATCGCTGATACTCGTCCCGATCCTGCAAGTTGGAGTCGTTCGATTTTACTACGTTTAGACCGGGTGAATGAAGTACTCGGCCCAATCAACGTGGGAGAAACTGGAGAACTGGAAGCCAAAGATGTAGAACGTACCTTGACTGCATTGGGATGTGAGTTAACTCCAGCCGGCGAAGGGACTTGGAATGTTTCCGTACCACCCTATCGTTACCGCGATTTGGAACGGGAAATTGATTTAATTGAAGAAGTTGCTCGTCTCTACGGTTATGATAATTTCTGTGATACCTTACCAGACAAAGCAGAAGCTGGTTATTTACCTGTAGATCAAGAACTGGTACGCAAGTTACGCGCTGCGCTACGGGCGGAAGGTTTAACAGAATTAATCCATTACTCCTTAGTTAAGCCAGGGGAAGATAGACAAATAGTCTTGAGTAATCCCTTATTTGCTGAATATTCAGCCCTGCGAACTGATTTACTCGCTGGCTTAATTGACGCTTTCCAATACAACCTAGAACAAGGGAATGGTTCCCTAAATGGTTTTGAAATTGGGCGCATTTTCTGGCAAGAAGAAGATGGGTTACAAGAAAAAGATGCGATCGCTGGCATCATAGGAGGAGATACAAGCCTGGGCAAATGGTCGAAGGGTAGTAAAGAGCAACCCCTGGCTTGGTTTGAAGCTAAGGGCATCCTAGAAAGCGTATTTCAGCAACTCGGCATCTTGGTAGAATATCAACCCGACTGTCGTGACGAACGCTTACACCCAGGACGCACTGCCTCATTATGGATTGGTGGTAATAGATTAGGCATCTTTGGACAACTCCACCCCCAACTACGGCGTGACAAAGACTTACCAGAGTCAGTCTATGTGTTCCAACTGGATTTGGATGTGTTTTTGAATGCTTTAGATAAAGATGAAATTCTTGTACCTACATTCAAACCTTACTCCACTTATCCCGCAAGCGATCGCGATATCGCCTTCTTTGCACCTGTAAAAGTCTCCGTCTCGGAAATCGAAAAAGCCATTAACAAGGCTGGCAAAGGTTTACTAGAGTCGGTAGAAATATTTGATGAATATCGCGGTGAAAACGTCCCCCAAGGACAACGGAGTTTAGCATTTAGACTAGTGTATCGGGCAAGCGATCGCACTCTCACAGATACGGAGGTCGAACCAGTACACAACAAAGTCCGCGAAGCTTTAGTAGAGAAATTCGGTGTAAACCTCCGCAGTTAA
- a CDS encoding DUF4351 domain-containing protein: protein MTDNNERADFDSPWKEILEAYFPQAVQFFFPETAALINWERPYEFLNTEFQQIAREAEQGKPYADQLVKVWQIQGEEIWLLIHVEIQAQKEDDFSKRMFTYNFRIFDRFEKPAISLAILCDTNRQWRPSNYSYNYPQTRLNFEFGIVKLLDYENRFDELENNTNPFATVVMAHLKTQQTRSSPQERKIWKFSLIRRLYDLGLQEQDIRNLYRFIDWVMILPKALENQLCSEVQQLEQERTMRYVTSAERIGYERGIQEGELGIILKLLKRRLGELSPEIQQRIQSLSVNQLENLSEALLDFSNLTDLVNWLQSN from the coding sequence ATGACAGACAATAATGAACGCGCAGATTTTGACAGCCCGTGGAAAGAAATACTCGAAGCATATTTCCCCCAAGCCGTGCAATTCTTTTTCCCAGAAACAGCCGCGTTAATTAACTGGGAACGCCCTTACGAATTTCTCAACACCGAATTTCAACAAATCGCCCGCGAAGCCGAACAAGGTAAACCCTACGCTGATCAATTAGTCAAAGTTTGGCAAATCCAAGGCGAAGAAATCTGGTTATTAATCCACGTAGAAATTCAAGCCCAAAAAGAAGATGACTTCAGTAAACGGATGTTCACCTACAACTTTCGCATCTTCGACAGATTTGAAAAACCAGCCATTAGTTTAGCAATATTATGCGACACCAACCGCCAATGGCGACCCAGTAATTACAGTTACAATTATCCCCAAACTCGCCTAAATTTTGAATTTGGCATTGTTAAACTGTTAGATTACGAAAATCGCTTTGATGAGTTAGAAAATAACACTAATCCCTTTGCGACAGTCGTGATGGCGCATTTAAAAACCCAGCAAACACGCTCATCACCCCAAGAACGCAAAATCTGGAAATTCAGCTTGATTCGCAGATTGTATGATTTAGGCTTACAAGAACAAGATATTCGTAACCTCTATCGTTTTATTGATTGGGTTATGATCTTACCAAAAGCCTTAGAAAATCAATTGTGTTCAGAAGTTCAACAATTAGAGCAGGAGCGGACTATGAGATATGTCACCTCAGCAGAGCGCATTGGTTACGAGCGTGGAATCCAAGAAGGAGAATTAGGAATTATTCTAAAGCTACTCAAAAGACGATTAGGTGAACTATCACCAGAAATTCAACAACGTATCCAATCTCTTTCTGTAAACCAACTAGAAAATCTGAGTGAAGCCTTATTAGACTTCAGTAACCTAACAGATTTAGTTAATTGGTTACAGTCGAATTAA
- a CDS encoding ABC transporter ATP-binding protein encodes MKSKKRRNPLRQSLAVFRYSGRAINLVWTTSHTMTIILATLTLVAGLLPAAIAYLGKLIVDGVVLASQGNTQGNIYAPLLYVGLEAIAVALLAGSQRGLIICQSLLRVLLGQRVNVLILKKALTLDLTHFENSEFYDKLTNARREASVRPLSLVNRTFGLVQNALSLITFGFLLVKFSIWAVIVLIVAAMPAFIAETRFAGEAFRLFSWRAPETRQQHYIENLLAREDFATEVKLYQLGDMLLGRYRNVFRQLYNEDRDLTIRRGMWGYLLGLVSTVAFYIAYAWIVIEAVVGRISLGDMTMYLTVFRQGQSTFANALTSIGGMYEDNLYLSNLYDFLEEKVTQPWGKITKGIDTQDGIRFENVTFTYPGSSQPALKNISLHLKPGEKLAIVGENGSGKTTLIKLLTRLYTPDSGRILLDGVDLQSWNVDALRQRIGVIFQNFVRYQFTVGENIGVGDVDSLNDTTRWQIAAQKGNAHSFIERLPQQFQTQLGKWFKSGQELSGGQWQKIALARAFMRTQADILVLDEPTSAIDAQAEYEIFNHFRALTQNQMVFLISHRFSTVRMADKILVIENGEVREQGTHEELLAREGLYAKLFLLQAAGYH; translated from the coding sequence ATGAAGAGTAAAAAGCGACGGAACCCCCTGCGCCAATCACTGGCAGTTTTCCGTTATAGTGGCAGGGCGATAAATTTGGTGTGGACTACTAGCCACACTATGACTATAATTTTGGCTACTTTAACTTTAGTGGCTGGTTTGTTACCTGCGGCGATCGCCTATCTCGGTAAACTAATTGTAGATGGCGTAGTTTTAGCATCCCAAGGCAATACACAAGGGAATATTTATGCACCTTTATTGTATGTCGGCTTAGAGGCGATCGCAGTAGCTTTGTTAGCAGGTTCTCAACGGGGACTAATTATCTGTCAGTCACTATTGCGGGTGTTACTCGGTCAGCGAGTCAATGTGTTAATCCTCAAAAAAGCCCTGACTTTAGATTTGACTCACTTTGAAAACTCAGAATTTTACGACAAATTAACCAACGCCAGACGAGAAGCATCAGTACGTCCCCTCTCTTTAGTTAACCGTACCTTTGGCTTAGTCCAAAATGCCCTTTCTCTCATCACCTTCGGCTTTTTGTTAGTCAAATTCTCGATTTGGGCAGTAATTGTCTTAATTGTGGCAGCAATGCCCGCCTTCATAGCCGAAACTCGCTTTGCTGGGGAAGCTTTCCGTCTATTTAGTTGGCGTGCGCCAGAAACTCGCCAACAGCACTATATAGAAAATCTTTTAGCTAGAGAAGACTTTGCCACCGAAGTCAAACTCTACCAACTAGGAGATATGCTTTTAGGACGTTACCGCAACGTATTTCGCCAACTCTACAACGAAGACCGCGATTTAACCATCCGTCGGGGAATGTGGGGATACCTTTTAGGTTTAGTTAGTACCGTAGCCTTTTACATCGCCTACGCTTGGATTGTCATAGAAGCAGTAGTCGGGAGAATTTCGTTAGGTGATATGACGATGTATCTCACCGTCTTTCGCCAAGGACAATCTACCTTTGCTAATGCCCTGACTTCCATTGGTGGTATGTATGAAGATAACCTCTATCTCTCCAACCTCTACGATTTCTTAGAAGAAAAAGTCACTCAACCCTGGGGTAAAATCACAAAAGGTATTGATACCCAAGACGGTATCCGCTTTGAAAACGTCACCTTTACCTATCCAGGAAGTTCTCAACCCGCCTTAAAAAACATTTCCCTACATTTAAAACCAGGCGAAAAACTAGCAATTGTCGGTGAAAACGGTTCTGGAAAGACCACCCTAATTAAACTCCTCACCCGACTCTATACCCCAGACTCCGGCAGAATTTTATTAGATGGCGTAGATTTGCAATCATGGAATGTAGACGCACTGCGTCAACGCATCGGCGTAATATTCCAGAACTTTGTCCGCTATCAGTTCACCGTCGGCGAAAATATTGGTGTCGGGGATGTAGACAGCCTCAATGATACAACCCGTTGGCAAATAGCCGCCCAAAAAGGTAACGCCCATAGTTTTATCGAACGCTTACCCCAACAATTCCAAACCCAGCTAGGAAAATGGTTCAAAAGCGGACAAGAACTATCAGGCGGACAATGGCAGAAAATCGCCCTAGCCCGTGCATTCATGCGGACTCAAGCAGACATTTTAGTCCTAGACGAACCCACCTCAGCCATAGATGCCCAAGCCGAGTATGAGATTTTCAATCATTTCCGCGCCCTTACCCAAAATCAAATGGTATTTTTAATATCTCACCGCTTTTCAACAGTCAGGATGGCAGACAAAATCCTAGTAATTGAAAATGGGGAAGTAAGAGAACAAGGAACTCATGAAGAATTGTTAGCCCGTGAAGGACTATATGCCAAATTATTTTTATTACAGGCAGCAGGTTATCATTGA
- a CDS encoding protein kinase domain-containing protein: protein MPAQITLTIVKGKLLGRQYTFDSRATCIMGRSPEANIQLPDDAEHKTISRYHCLLDIMPPNIRIRDFGSKNGTYVNGQKIGQREAHQTPEEGAKINFPEYDLQSDDEIELGNTVFAVHIEADPAEINIPNFSPVTINHNQPPTQPPNFLEIIKRWLGLAANGNNQLLAIQGYNIIKLLGRGGFGEVYLAQHNSSGKFIALKVMLPAISGNENAVQRFLRETENTKALHHPHVVQVIDYGFFEGIFFFTMEYCAGGTVADLMQQYGGKLPVDIALPITLQVLNGLEYSHNAEIPYVKLSDGGFGKGRGLVHRDLKPVNILLNYIDGKITAKIGDYGLAKAFDLAGLSGQTLTGSQAGTPAFIPRQQLLNFKYTKPEVDVWATSASLYNMLTGEFPRNFTGDPFLAVLQNDPVPILQRNASIPKNLAEVIDLGLVEKPEIYFKSAVDFKNSLLDSIRT, encoded by the coding sequence ATGCCTGCTCAAATTACCCTTACTATCGTTAAAGGTAAGCTCTTAGGAAGACAATATACCTTCGATTCCCGCGCCACCTGTATCATGGGTAGAAGTCCAGAAGCAAACATTCAACTACCAGATGATGCAGAACATAAAACCATTTCTCGCTATCACTGTTTGTTAGATATAATGCCACCAAATATAAGAATCAGAGACTTTGGTAGCAAAAATGGTACTTATGTAAACGGGCAGAAAATTGGACAGAGAGAAGCACATCAAACACCAGAAGAAGGAGCAAAAATAAATTTTCCTGAATACGATTTACAATCTGATGATGAAATTGAATTGGGCAATACTGTATTTGCAGTTCATATCGAAGCCGATCCAGCAGAAATAAATATTCCTAACTTTTCTCCTGTAACTATTAACCATAATCAACCACCAACACAACCGCCCAACTTCTTAGAAATTATCAAACGCTGGTTGGGTTTAGCAGCCAATGGCAATAACCAATTGCTGGCGATTCAGGGGTATAATATCATTAAATTATTGGGTAGAGGCGGTTTTGGCGAAGTTTATTTAGCACAGCACAATAGTTCAGGTAAATTTATCGCTTTGAAGGTGATGTTACCTGCAATTTCAGGAAATGAAAATGCTGTGCAGAGGTTTTTACGAGAGACAGAAAATACTAAAGCTTTACACCATCCTCATGTTGTGCAAGTCATTGATTATGGCTTTTTTGAGGGTATTTTCTTCTTCACAATGGAGTATTGTGCAGGAGGAACTGTTGCAGATTTAATGCAACAATATGGTGGTAAATTACCTGTTGATATTGCATTACCAATTACTCTGCAAGTTCTCAACGGTTTGGAATATAGTCACAATGCAGAAATTCCTTATGTGAAATTAAGCGATGGTGGTTTTGGTAAAGGAAGGGGTTTAGTCCACCGTGATTTAAAACCGGTTAATATTTTACTTAATTACATTGACGGTAAAATCACCGCCAAAATAGGCGATTATGGTTTAGCTAAAGCTTTTGATTTAGCAGGGTTAAGCGGACAAACTCTCACAGGTTCTCAGGCTGGAACACCTGCTTTTATCCCTCGTCAACAGCTACTTAATTTTAAATATACAAAACCAGAAGTTGATGTTTGGGCTACTTCTGCCTCTCTCTATAATATGTTAACAGGAGAGTTTCCGCGCAATTTTACAGGCGACCCGTTTTTAGCTGTGTTGCAAAATGATCCTGTACCAATTCTGCAACGCAATGCAAGTATCCCCAAGAATTTAGCGGAAGTGATTGATTTGGGATTAGTAGAAAAGCCGGAAATTTATTTTAAGAGTGCGGTAGATTTTAAAAATTCCCTGTTAGATAGTATAAGGACTTGA
- a CDS encoding YciI family protein has protein sequence MPKYIVWGTYCEDVLEKRTPYRQAHLDGLAKQKESGVLITIGPTKDVTKVFGIYEAEDEATIRQLIENDPYWQHNIWTEYAVKEWIQAI, from the coding sequence ATGCCTAAATACATTGTTTGGGGAACCTACTGCGAAGACGTTCTCGAAAAACGCACACCTTACCGTCAAGCACACTTGGATGGATTAGCAAAACAAAAAGAATCTGGTGTGCTGATTACTATTGGCCCGACCAAAGATGTGACAAAAGTGTTTGGTATTTACGAGGCGGAAGATGAAGCCACAATACGTCAGTTAATTGAAAATGACCCCTATTGGCAACATAATATTTGGACTGAATATGCTGTTAAGGAGTGGATTCAGGCTATTTAA